A stretch of the Deltaproteobacteria bacterium PRO3 genome encodes the following:
- the dksA gene encoding RNA polymerase-binding protein DksA, with the protein MNKKDLKKFKDILLERRKAITQLNESLSEQSVVFDPNDLPDEVDLASSETDQAINLKLRDRERILLRKIDKALRKIDEGEYGVCESCGEDIGIKRLEARPVTDLCIRCKEEEERREKAFAEE; encoded by the coding sequence CTTAAAAAAGTTTAAAGACATCCTGCTCGAACGCCGCAAGGCCATCACGCAGCTCAACGAGTCGCTCAGCGAGCAGTCGGTGGTCTTCGACCCCAACGACCTGCCCGACGAGGTCGACCTGGCGAGCAGCGAGACCGACCAAGCGATCAATCTCAAACTCCGCGACCGCGAGCGCATCCTGTTGCGCAAGATCGACAAGGCCCTGCGCAAGATCGACGAGGGCGAATACGGCGTCTGCGAATCCTGCGGCGAGGACATCGGCATCAAACGCCTCGAAGCCCGCCCGGTCACCGACCTCTGCATCCGCTGCAAGGAAGAAGAAGAGCGCCGCGAGAAGGCCTTCGCGGAGGAATAA